A single genomic interval of Spirosoma linguale DSM 74 harbors:
- a CDS encoding protein of unknown function DUF214 (PFAM: protein of unknown function DUF214~KEGG: mxa:MXAN_3648 putative permease), with translation MIPHLLKLIWNKKKAHALLIVEIWASFMVLFGLATLVVVNVRNYREPMGFTYENVWAIGLKSNQDTVAIAEKLQRVTQRLKAYPEVASVSRMSSNFPFSANTMNNGIEYNKRKVLADFYATDENFAKTLDIDVIEGKWYQYADSVGKYTPVVINQKTREELFENENPLGKIIGDRFKVVGVVNTFKAKGEFMSDQPAVFELFKPDATWNDTMLIKVKPGTDAVFEAKLVKEIAAMMTGWNVEVDYLTDSRKNQHNLVLVPIIIALIVCSFLLINVALGLFGVLNLSIAKRRGEIGLRRALGATGSGISTQFIGEIWVLATFALLIGLLFAAQFPLLNVFDVKSGTYVTAILIAMLIIYGIVTLCALFPSRQAAGIQPATALHEE, from the coding sequence ATGATCCCGCATCTGCTCAAATTAATCTGGAATAAAAAGAAAGCCCACGCGCTGCTGATCGTCGAGATCTGGGCGTCGTTCATGGTGCTTTTCGGGCTGGCGACGCTTGTTGTTGTCAACGTCCGGAATTATCGGGAACCCATGGGTTTCACCTATGAAAATGTATGGGCCATTGGCCTGAAAAGCAATCAGGATACCGTTGCCATTGCCGAGAAACTTCAGCGGGTTACGCAACGACTGAAGGCATATCCGGAAGTCGCGTCTGTGTCACGCATGAGTAGCAATTTTCCGTTTTCGGCCAATACCATGAACAATGGCATCGAATACAACAAGCGGAAAGTGCTGGCCGATTTTTACGCGACCGACGAGAATTTTGCCAAAACACTCGACATTGATGTAATCGAAGGGAAGTGGTATCAGTATGCCGACAGTGTCGGTAAATACACCCCGGTTGTCATTAATCAGAAAACACGGGAAGAACTGTTCGAGAATGAAAATCCGCTGGGAAAAATCATTGGTGACCGGTTCAAAGTGGTCGGCGTGGTCAATACGTTCAAAGCCAAAGGGGAATTTATGTCGGATCAACCCGCTGTTTTTGAGCTGTTCAAGCCCGATGCCACCTGGAACGACACTATGCTCATTAAAGTGAAACCCGGGACCGATGCCGTTTTTGAAGCCAAACTGGTGAAGGAAATTGCGGCCATGATGACCGGTTGGAACGTAGAGGTCGATTACCTGACTGATTCGCGGAAAAACCAACACAACCTCGTTCTCGTCCCGATCATTATTGCGTTGATTGTGTGTAGTTTTTTATTGATCAACGTGGCGCTTGGCTTGTTCGGCGTGCTGAACCTGAGCATCGCCAAACGCCGGGGCGAAATCGGACTGCGTCGGGCATTGGGCGCAACGGGGAGTGGAATCTCTACCCAGTTCATCGGCGAAATATGGGTTTTGGCTACCTTCGCGCTGTTAATTGGGCTGTTGTTTGCCGCGCAGTTTCCCCTGCTCAATGTGTTTGACGTAAAGTCGGGTACCTATGTGACGGCCATACTGATCGCTATGCTGATCATCTACGGAATTGTCACCCTGTGTGCATTATTCCCAAGTCGGCAGGCAGCGGGCATTCAACCGGCAACGGCTTTACACGAAGAATAA
- a CDS encoding protein of unknown function DUF214 (PFAM: protein of unknown function DUF214~KEGG: ppf:Pput_1684 ABC transporter related), giving the protein MLLNYIKIAWKVLLRHPFYTFITLFGISLTLTVLMVLTSFIDHLVGSHYPEMKRDRTLYIMQLHLQDSSRSSNSNGPMSFKFLTDYAKSLKTAERVTITTFINSSNAYVGSQKIKLNTKFTDADFWQVTDFEFLEGKPYNDQTIANGENVAVITDDFKKHYFENADAPVVGKDVEIENIHYKVIGVVKGSPVTRPFTYADVFFPYTAPKSNYQGKGMQGGYVAMVLAKDKADLPTVKEEFQGNISRIPLPGIQDGFKYSILKVDSEPYLDNFLGSIVNGNPGLKAIFFGVIFFVLFMLMGLPAINLVNINVSRIMERASEIGIRKAFGAPVKTLVWQFIVENIFITLIGGVIALGLTLIAIYLINTSGMIAYADLTINLNVFIISLLVCLLFGLLSGVLPALRMSKLNIAEALKS; this is encoded by the coding sequence ATGCTACTGAACTACATAAAAATCGCCTGGAAGGTATTGCTTCGGCATCCGTTCTACACCTTCATCACTCTCTTCGGTATCAGTCTCACACTGACCGTACTGATGGTGCTTACCTCGTTTATCGACCATCTGGTCGGTAGCCACTACCCCGAAATGAAGCGGGACCGGACCCTGTATATCATGCAGTTGCACTTACAGGATTCGAGCCGTAGTTCGAATAGCAATGGCCCCATGAGTTTTAAGTTTTTGACCGATTACGCTAAATCGCTGAAAACCGCTGAACGGGTAACCATCACCACCTTTATCAATAGCTCCAATGCTTACGTGGGTTCCCAGAAAATCAAACTCAACACCAAGTTTACCGATGCCGATTTCTGGCAGGTGACCGACTTTGAGTTTCTGGAGGGCAAACCCTACAATGATCAGACTATCGCGAATGGCGAAAATGTGGCGGTCATTACAGATGATTTCAAAAAGCACTATTTCGAGAATGCCGATGCGCCCGTTGTGGGGAAAGATGTGGAGATCGAGAACATTCATTACAAGGTGATCGGGGTGGTTAAAGGCAGTCCGGTGACTCGCCCGTTTACGTATGCCGATGTGTTTTTCCCCTATACAGCTCCCAAAAGTAATTACCAGGGGAAAGGGATGCAGGGCGGTTATGTGGCGATGGTACTGGCTAAAGACAAGGCCGACTTACCAACCGTTAAGGAAGAGTTTCAGGGTAACATCAGCCGGATTCCATTACCCGGAATTCAGGATGGGTTTAAATACTCGATACTGAAAGTGGACAGTGAACCTTACCTCGACAACTTTCTGGGGTCGATTGTAAACGGAAACCCAGGCTTAAAAGCTATCTTTTTCGGCGTCATTTTCTTTGTGCTGTTCATGCTGATGGGCCTCCCGGCTATCAATCTGGTCAATATAAATGTCAGCCGTATCATGGAACGGGCTTCCGAAATAGGTATTCGGAAAGCCTTTGGCGCACCCGTCAAAACGCTGGTCTGGCAGTTTATCGTTGAGAATATTTTTATCACGCTCATCGGGGGCGTCATTGCGTTAGGATTGACCCTGATTGCTATTTACCTGATCAACACCAGCGGCATGATCGCCTATGCCGACCTGACCATCAATCTGAACGTTTTCATCATCAGTCTGCTGGTTTGCCTGCTTTTCGGATTACTATCCGGCGTACTACCCGCCCTCCGCATGTCGAAACTAAACATCGCCGAAGCGCTTAAGTCTTAA
- a CDS encoding ABC transporter related protein (PFAM: ABC transporter related~SMART: AAA ATPase~KEGG: cps:CPS_4701 ABC transporter, ATP-binding protein) — MIHLQNIEKVYRTSTIETLALNNINLDIKKGEFVSIMGPSGCGKSTLLNVMGLLDEPSKGTVQLDGQPVTKYTDKELAKLRNQKIGFIFQSFHLINDLTVLDNVEIPLLYRSTNGKPRQEYAKEALAKVGLSNRMKHFPKQLSGGQKQRVAIARAIVGNPDIILADEPTGNLDSAMGNEIMTILQDLNNEGATIVMVTHDEQMAKRTHRLIRLFDGTQVL, encoded by the coding sequence ATGATACACCTCCAGAACATCGAAAAAGTTTACCGGACCAGCACCATCGAAACGCTGGCGCTAAACAACATCAACCTCGACATTAAAAAAGGGGAGTTCGTCTCCATCATGGGGCCCTCGGGTTGTGGCAAGAGTACCCTGCTCAACGTCATGGGGTTGCTCGACGAACCCTCAAAGGGAACCGTGCAGCTCGACGGCCAGCCGGTCACCAAATACACCGACAAAGAACTGGCTAAACTGCGTAATCAGAAGATCGGCTTCATCTTCCAGAGCTTTCACCTCATCAACGACCTGACGGTGCTCGATAACGTCGAGATTCCACTGCTCTATCGGTCAACGAACGGGAAACCCCGGCAGGAGTACGCCAAAGAAGCCCTCGCCAAAGTGGGCCTGAGTAACCGCATGAAACACTTCCCGAAGCAGCTTTCGGGCGGACAGAAGCAGCGTGTCGCCATCGCCCGTGCCATTGTTGGCAACCCGGATATTATCCTGGCCGATGAGCCCACCGGCAACCTCGACAGCGCCATGGGCAACGAAATAATGACTATCCTCCAGGACCTCAACAATGAGGGTGCCACCATCGTAATGGTCACGCACGATGAACAAATGGCTAAACGCACCCACCGCCTTATCCGGCTATTTGACGGCACGCAGGTTTTATAA